Within the Thermoanaerobacterium sp. PSU-2 genome, the region AGTCTTACCATCAGCATCGCAAAAGTAAAAGCTATTTATAGTAAAAGGCGTTAAAACCCCTTCCATTCTGATGTTTGATGCGTGTATCTCATCTATGATTCCGGTCTTGCCTCTGCCTCTTCTGGTCTTTATGCGTATGCCGCGGTCTGTCTTTCTAAATATGCAATTCTCAACATGGACATTTTTTACACCGCCTGACATCTCGCTTCCTATTACGACAGCACCATGACCGTATTCCATAAGGCAGTTTCTTATGATAAGATTTTCTGACGGCATAGGAAGCCTTTGGCTTACAGACAACTTGCCTGACTTTATGGCAATGCAGTCATCGCCAACGGAAAATCTGGTGCCTGCAATGAGGACATCTTTACACGACTCAGGATCGAGACCATCAGTATTTGGTGCATCTTTCGGATTTTCGATGTTCAAATTCACAAATTTAAGGTTTTGCGACATTAAAGGGTGTATCGTCCACGACGGCGAATTCTTTATTGTGATGCCTTCTATCAGTACGTTTTTGCACTTGCTTAAATAAACTGTTCTCGGTCTCCATGCGATTCTTTTAACTTTCGCGTCGTACCACCATGTATCAAAACTGGAATTGCCGTCTATAATACCATCGCCTATTATATTAACATTTTCCACAGAGATGCCAGTTATGAGGCTTGCAAACATATCGTTTGCTTCCCCTTCCCAAGATCCCAAATAGCCATTTTTAAATTCTTGGCTATCTATCTCCCCTGGAAGGATAGGGTACATTTCCCTCTCTTTTGCCCCTAATAACACAGCACCTTTACCTAATTCTATCGTTATATTGCTTTTTAAAAAAATCGGGTATGTCAAGTAAACACCTTCAGGAAAATACACCCTTCCTCCATCAGGACACGCCATTATGGCTGCTTGTATAGAAAAAGTATCAAGACGCTTTCCATCACCAACAGCACCAAAGTCCTTTACATTAATATACGCTGTCTGAGGTTTTGTCTGTTGGAATACAGTTAATCTTTCTTTTGTTTCTTCGTTCTTTAGTGTAATTTCGTATTGACTGTTTGGCTTTAAATTTTTTACCGTCCACACACTCCTATCGACATCGCCCATATAATCTGAATTAACGTACAACTGATACTTTTTCTCTAAATAATAAGGCTTTGAACCTTTCAATTCAAACGTAATTGTGGTAGATGTAGTTGATATGACATTTAATTCTTCCAATCGAATCACTCTTTCTTTAAAGAATCATCCCTTTAATCCGCTTGTAGATATACCTTCAACAAAATACTTTTGAGCCGAGAAGAATACTACGATTGAAGGTATAAGAGCTATAACCGACATTGCGATTATCTTGTTCCACTCAAAGTTGCCTGACGTAGCATCCATTGCCATCTTCAAAGCTATTGAAACAGGGTACTTGCTGACGGTTGAAATGTAGATAAGAGGCCCCATGAAGTCATTCATAGACCACATAAACTGAAATATCGTTACAGACACAATTGCTGGCGTAATCACAGGCAGCAATATCCTCGTCAGTATCGTAAATGAATTACATCCGTCTATCTTTGCAGCTTCATCAAGCTCCTTTGGTATTCCCCTCATAAACTGTATAATCATGAACACGAAAAACGCTTCTGCCGCAAATATGTCATTTGCATACAGAGGAACAAACGTGTCCAGTAAATGCAATTGCTTCCATAAAAGATATAGCGGTATCCTTAAAACGATCTGTGGCAAAAACATCGTTGAAATCAGTATTGCAAATAAAGGCTTTTTAAACGGAAAATTAAATCTTGAAAAGCCATATGCTGTCAATACTGATGAAACAACTGTAAAAATCACTTTAGGGATGACGTACTTAAAAGTATTCATGTAGTACGTTGCAAATGTGTACTGAGTGCCTGTTATCCAGCCTTTTACATACGGCGTAAAGTCTATCCTTTTTGGTATGAAACTTATTGATGAGAATATCTCGCTGTTTGTCTTAAATGAGGCTCCTACAAGCCAGACAATCGGATACAGCATTATAATAGCGCCAATTGTCAGTATCGCATATCTAATTGCCAAATTGACTTTTCTTCTGAACTCTCTCTTTCTATACCCCTTATCCATCCTAAGGTTTACATTGTTGAATGCTGTCTCATTGTTCATTATGACTCGCCTCCTCCTTCATCTGAATAAAACACCCAGTACTTCGACGACGAAAATACAAACATTGTAAATATCATTATTATTATGAAGAGGAACCATGATATAGCGCTGCCATATCCCATATTGAAGAACTTAAATGAGTTGTCGTAAATCATCATTGGCAAAAGATACGTCTTATACAGAGGACCACCTTGCGTTATCATGTAAGGTCCATTGAATTCCTGGAAAGCTTGTATTAACTGCATTACCAAGTTGAAAAATATTATAGGTGTCAAAAGCGGTATGGTGACCTTAAAGAATGTTTTGATCTTGCCTGCACCGTCAACTGCCGCTGCCTCATAAAGCTCTTGTGGTATATCCTTTAAACCTGCCAAGAAAATCACCATGGTAGAGCCAAATTCCCATACCCTTAAAGCGCTTATGGTAAATATCGCTCCTAGACCTGTGGAAAACCAACCTACTGGTTTTATGCCAAATACTCCCAGAACCTGATTTACAAGCCCTGTATTTGCAAATACAAACTTCCACAAAACAGCTATAGCAATATTTCCGCCGAGAATCGATGGGACATAATACGCAGTGCGGTAAAAATTTATTCCTCTTAGCTTGTAATTCAAGATAAATGCTATAAAAAGCGAAAATATAAGCTTTAACGGTACTGTAATTACAACATACTCCAGTGTTGCAGTAAATGACGTCCAGAATGTGCTGTCATGAAACATATTGACGTAATTTTGAATACCGATAAATTGCGGTGCATTAATAATATTGTAATTTGTGAAACTTAATATTAAAGATGTCACAAACGGATATATGGTAAATATCACAAGGCCGATAAGCCACGGCAGTATATATAAAAGCCCTATGCGCCTGTTTTCCATCAAAACCCTCCTATCAATACAAAGTGGATGCAATTAATTAAATGCGTGGAACTACAGTTTTCTCTCTGTAGTTCCACAAATTGACCACAGTGTTTTATTTTGTTATTTGACTTAGCACATTCTGAAGATTTGTATACATCTCTTTTGCGGCTTGATCAACTGTTTCTTGGTTGTAAGAAATCTTGTCTATAGTCTGATCATATACTTGTTGAAGCTTTGGATCTTCCAGATATGGGCTTAATGGCAATCCTGGCTTTGACTCCAATATCTGCAATCCTTCATACTCTAAGCCTGATATCTTTCCGTCTTTTTTAAGTGTATCTAAAGCAGCCTTGCTTACAGGTATGCCCCTATTTGTGCCCATAGCTTCTACGCCTTGTGGATCATTCAAGATGAAATTCAAGAATGTGGCTGCTTCTTTTGGATATTTGCAATCTTTATTGATGGCAAAAAGCATTGATGGCTTTAATATAGCCGCTGATGTCTTAGCATCGGAATTCATAGGAAGTCCTGCTGTCACAAGCTCCATGTTGTTCTGTTTTATTGGAGTAGCTTCTTTTGATATTGCACTTGTCCATTCAAACAAGCCTGCAAATTTGCCATTTAAGAAGCTTGGAAGCTGTGCTATTGGTGCAAGTCCATTGCCACCTTCTGCAGCTATTGACTGAATCGGAGTAGTGACTTTTTTGTCTAACAAAGTCTTGTAGAACGACAATGCTGTCTTTATATCATCTTGAGTAAAGTTAAGCTTGCCATCTGTTGTCAAGAAAGGTTTTCCTGTCTCTTGTTCTGCATAAGTCATAGCTAAAAGCCAAGAATCATAAGAACCTGTTACAATTGGATAACTGCCACTTGGGAACTTCGAAGCATCATTGATAAGGTCATCCCATGTTTTAGGTATCGTAGCACCGTATTTATCATACATGGTCTTATTTACATACAGAACTCTTCCAGTCATAGCTACCGGTATGCCATTTAGTTTACCGTTAACGGTTCCTGTAGCCAAAATATCCTTAGAATAATTGTCTAAACCCAGCTCACTTGACAGCTTGTTTAAATCGTAAAAACCATTGCCGTCTTTAGAGAATAGTGGCAACCAGTTCCAGTTTATCTGCATTATGTCTGCAGCAGTGCCACCTGCCATTTGTGTTGTCTGTTTGTCAAGGTAGCCATCCCAACCAGCATACTCTGCCTGTATCTTTATATTTGGGTATTTTTGCTCAAAAAGCTTTATAGCATTTAAAGTCGCCTGATGTCTTGTGTCATCGCCCCACCATGAAAATCTCAGCGTTACTTGTTTTGCTGGCTGGCTTTCAGATGTCTTTGTACTGCTATTTGTGTTCTTCTGGCTCGTCGAATTACCTGATGAGCCACATCCTGTAAGTAATGTGGAAATGCCTAGAGCTGCCGCAAGTGCTAATGCTACTAGTTTTTTCATAGATGATCCTCCTTAAAAAATTTTTTTATTTTTGCATATACAAAGATGTTGATTTTGACCTCCCTTTATCACCCCTTTCAAATACAGATTTAATTTATTTTAATTATTTCACTGTATGCCATCATTAATGCTCCTACGCCTTTAGGGTCGTCATATACGACTTTTTCCGATATATAGTAGTCATAGCTTCCATCTCTGTACGGATTATTGCCTAATCCTGCAACAGAACATATACCTCCAAGCGCCAATTTTCCTTCATCTTCTACAATGTATTTATTGACTGTGCCTTCAAATGCCTTTACACCATGCTCTTTATATTTTTGCGGCAAAAGGTTTAACCTTATACCCTTAAGTATGCTGTACGAAATCATCAGCGTGGCAGATGTCTCTTGATAATTTCCTTTTTCGCCGCCTTTATCTAAAACCTGATACCACATACCAGTTTTTTCATCTTGGTAAATAATGAGTCCATCTATTGCTTCGTTGAATATTTTAAGAAGGGCATCTTTTTCAGACTCCATTCTTTCATCCATCTCTTCCAGCACATCAACAAGGGCCATGACAAACCAACCTTCTGCTCTTCCCCAAAAATTCTGAGAAACACCAGTTTTTTTATCTGACCATGCTTCTTTTCTACTTTCGTCATATCCATGATAGTAAAGCTTTTTCTCATTGTCATACATAAGCCTTCTTACATTAGCAAATTGATTTACAATATCAGATAAATCTTTAAGATCGCCAAAATTTTTGATGTATTTGATGTAAAAAGGCATCACCATATACAGTCCATCAAGCCATACTTGATGAGGATATATGTCTTTGTGCCAAAAATTCCCCTCATTTGTCCTGGGCTGTGTCTTAACTTGATTAAAAATCGTCTCTATGGCTTTCTTGTACTTCTCATCACCAGTCATCTTGTAAACATCAAACAGCACTTTGCCTGAATTTACATCGTCTAAATGATGATTTTCCATGTGGTAGCCTTTTATCTTGCCGTCTTTTTCTATAAATTCATCAAGGTATTTTAATACAAATGTTTTGTACTTTTCATCATCTGTTGCACTGTACAGATCAAGTACACCTTTTAGTACACAGCCATCTTCATAATTCCACGATGGTTTGTAGCTTTTGTAATCTTTAATGTAGCCATCTATAAACTTTTCAACTTTGTTCAAAGCTTTCAATCCTCCAAATGATTTTTCAATTTCCAGCGACAATTTTCGATTAAAGCTTTTCATTTAAACTGCTTTGCACACGTTAACTGGATTTATGCGAAAATTATTTTATTGCCATTACAGAATCTCTTATCTTTAACTTTGTAGGTACGTATATCTTTTCTCCGCTGTTTTCGTCATTTTCAATCATAGTCATCAATATTTCTGCACCTTTTTGGCTGACATCTTTTATAGGCTTTCTCACCGTTGTAAGAGCAGGTATTATATACCTGCAAAATTCACTGTCATCGAAGCCTACCACTGAAATGTCATCAGGTACCTTAAGGCCTTTTTCATATATAGCCTTTATAGCACCTACCGCCATGTCATCGTTGGAGCAAAATACGGCTGTCGGTTTCTTCTTTAACTTCAAAAGCTTGTTCATGGCGCTGTAGCCGCTTTCTATGTCGTACTCCCCACTTACGATGTAATCATTGTTAATAAGTATCTTGCTTTCAATAAGTGCCTTCAAAAAGCCGTCTTTTCTGTCAACAGTCGATTTGAAGCCTTCTTTGCCTTCAATTATGGCTATATCCCTATGTCCATTTTCAATCAGGTACTTCACTGCATTGTAAGCTCCTGTCTTCTCTTCACTCAGTATATTGACTACAGATTTTTCATTGACTTCTCTATTTAAAACAACCAAAGGTATACCTTTTCTCATGACGTAGTACATAAATTCATTATCGCTTTCGCTTTGGCTTGTAAGTATGATTCCATCAAAACGGTTTTTTTCGATAGACGAGTAATCCTTATACTCGTCTATCCCTCTTATGATGAGATTGTAATTTTTTTTGATTGCACTGTTTACACCCCTTACAGTCTCATAGAAAAAACTGGGGGATGTTCCTTTGAAGATTGTAGAAAAGAACAAGCCAATATTATATGATTTATTGAGAACAAGGCTTTTGGCGTTGTAATTAGGCACGTAATTAAGTTTTTTTGCGATTTCTTTTATCTTCTCTTTCGTCTCCTCTTTTATCTGCGGACTGTCGTTTAAAGCTCTGGAAACTGTAGTATGTGACACATTTGCAAGTTTTGCTATATCCTTTATTGTAACGCTCATCTCAAGCACCTTCCACATTCATTATAGAAGACTATACTCCAAAATAATTGACTGCATTATTGTAGGATATGTCCTGAACTATCTTTCCTAACAAGTCTATATCGTAAGGCACCTCGCCTCTATCTACCCATTCGCCAATCAAATTGCACAGTATCCTTCTGAAGTATTCGTGCCTTGGATATGACAAGAAACTCCTTGAATCGGTTACCATTCCAACGAATTTGCTTAATAGCCCTACATTTGCCAGTGTCTTCATCTGCTCCCTCATTCCGTCGATGTTGTCATTAAACCACCATGCAGAGCCAAATTGCATTTTACCTGGAATCCCTTCTCCTTGGAAACACCCCATAAGGGTTGCTAAAACGTAGTTATCTTTGGGGTTTAGCGTGTACAATATGGTCTTCGGCAAAGAACCAGTTAAATCTAATGAGTCTAAAAGCTTCGCCACTTTTTGTGCTATATCTACATCATTTATTGAATCATATCCAGTATCAGGACCCAGCTTTCTAAACATCCTGGTGTTTGTATTTCTTAAAGCTGCAATGTGAAGCTGCATAGCCCATCCGAATTCTTTATATTTTCTTCCCAAAAATTGAAGAACACTTGTCTTGTATTGGTCAATTTCAAATTTAGAAAGTTCTTCGCCTTCTAAAGCTTTCTTGAATATTTCATTCACTTTGATTTTTGTGCTTTCTTCATAAGATACAAAGTCGAGGGCGTGATCTGATAACCTGCAACCTAAGCTGTCAAAGTACTCTATTCTTGAATTTAAAGCATCTAAGTAATCTTCGTAATCTTCAATATCTTTCCCGCTTACTTCTCCAAGCTTTTTGACCCAATCTCTAAAACCGTCTCTTTCAATATTTATACCTTTGTCAGGTCTAAATGCAGGCAAAACCTTTACACCAAAGCTTTCATCATCCCTCAAAAGTTTGTGATACTCAAGGCTATCTGTCGGATCATCTGTTGTGCACAGTATCTTTACGTTTGACTTCTTAATGATATTTCTGACGCTGAATTCGCTACTCTCCAATACTGAATTGACTTTTTCCCATATTATTGGAGCTGTTTTCTCATTTAGAAGCTCATTAACACCAAAGTACCTTTGAAGCTCCAAATGTGTCCAATGAAAAACAGGATTGCCGATAGCCATAGGCATAGTCTTTGCAAACTCTAAAAATTTGCTGTAATCATCAGCATCGCCTGTAATGTACTTTTCATCGACGCCATTGCTCCTCATAAGTCTCCATTTATAGTGATCGCCATATAGCCAAACTTCCGTGATGTTTTTAAATTTCTTGTCTTCGTAAATATCTTTAGGATTCAAATGGCAGTGAAAATCAAATATAGGCATCTTTGATGCATAGTCATGAAATAGTTTAACAGCAACTTCGTTGTTTAATAGAAAATCATCATCCATAAAATTCTTCATAAAATCAGCTCTCCCACGAAATTTTTGTTCACGTTAACATTTATTTAATTTAATTATATAACTGCCAATGATGATTGTCAAGTTAATGTTAAAAATTTTTTTGCTTAAAATTACCCTGCTTACTCAGGGTAATTTTATCCTGGTGAAGGCAAGCATATCACCTGTCCTACCACAAGGTTATTTGGATCTATATACGGATTTAATGCAAGAATTTTATCGACAGTAGTTCCTACAGTTTTTGCTATTTTATAAAGGGTATCTCCAGGTGCTACCTCCCAATATATGCCTGTTGGGCATTCTGTCGTCTTGCCATAAGGTATTATTGACGGCAAGCATATTACTTGTCCTACCATCAATCTGTTTGGATCTATACCAGGATTCACTTTTATAATGTCGTCTACAGGCCTATTGATTTTCTGAGATATAAGCCACAACGTATCCCCAGGCTCTACAGTGTAATACCTTCCCGATGGACAATAAGGCATTGTAACACAACCTTTCATTTAATTTTTTTGTACCATTATATTCACAAAAAAGCTCATTGACATATTTTTTCAAAATATGCTGTGGTATAATATGTATAAGAATTGATACACATAAATTCAATTAAGGAGGTTTTTGTATGGGTCATATTAATATAGATGTGAAAAGAAGGTTTATGGGTCGCTTTAAGTACGATAACGATCTTTTGCAGGAGATAACGACTTTCATAACAAATGAGAATATAAGATCTGGCGAGATAAGGATTATAGGTGCGGTAAAAAAGGCCCGGTTCGGCTACTTTAACCAATCTACAAAGGAATACAAATTTATCGAGAAAAACGAGCACATGGAAATACTGAGTGCTATAGGAAATATATCCTTAAAAGACGGCAAACCATTTCCACATGTACATATAATTCTTGCTGACGAAAACGGAAATGCCTTCGGCGGTCATCTCATGGAAGGCACAAAAATATTTGCTGCTGAATTTGTCATCGTAGACTATGGCGAAAACAACTTAGAAAGGGTCGATGACGACTACACCGGATTATCTCTTTGGAATCTATGAAAAAAAAGCTTAAAAGGTTTTTGACGCCTTTTAAGCTTTTACTTTATAAACTTCAGCATGGTGTGCCCGTATTTTATCACATCTATATTTGTGTTATACACTATATGCCTAACAAGCGGCATGCCTAATATCTTAACCATTCTGTCATAATCGCTGTTACTGAATTTATCCAGTTTATCTCTGTAATCTGAAAGCATTTGTACCTTATCAGTTATAGTTTTGACCATTTTTTCATAGTCTTCGCCTGTTGCAATTGATCTTGCAGCGTAAATGCCGCTTTCTAAAGCGTGAAATGCTCCAAGCCCTAAAAGTGGATCTAAAAATCCAGCGGCATTTCCAACGAAATACACATTGTCGATTTTGTGCTCTTTAGCAATACCTGTATTTAGCTCTAATTCATAAGTCTCCACCATCTCATAGCTAAATCTCTCAGTTTTTAAAAAAAGCTGCCATAAACTGTCTAACTCGCCGTGCTGTGCATAGGTTGTTATAAGAACTAAAGATGCTTTGGTCTTATCAAAAGGCATGATGTATCCGTACCCAGATCTTGCGTAATCTGTGTTAAACCACATCTCTGCCGTATGTGGTTCGAAATTCCCTAAGATTGTAGCACCTTTTATCCATGTAGTAACGGTAGTCTTCCACTCTGTAAGCTTTTCCAGTATCCCGGAATTGCCAGTGGCTACGACTACAAAGTCAAATTCTCTTGATAGCTCTTTGTAATCAGGGTCTGCATTAAAGTTTACCTTTGACTTCACACCTCTTGCCAGCTGATTGTCAAGTGAATCCGCATCTTTGCTTCTTAAGACAAAATACCCATGATTTCCTTTTACTGTTGAAGTGTACATCGGAGAATGCATGATGATCTTTGTCATCTTCTCAACAGGTGTCAATGATATGCCATAGGTACGCCTAAAGTAGTAAACCGGATCTTTAATCGGCCTATCTTCCATGTTTAAAAATGAGCCGATGTTAGGCTGAATCGTCCCTATAGCATTTTTTCTCTCAAAAATCACACACGTTATTCCAAGCCTTTCAAGCTCATGAGCACATGCAAGCCCTGATATTCCTGCTCCTATTATGGCAACCTTCATAGCCTAAAATTCCTTTCATGTAATTTTTATCAACATTAAAACTTAAATAATTCATTGACGGCGTACCGTATTATGAATGAAGAATATTTTACTATGTTAAAATTTGTATCGTAAATAAGCTGCTTTATGAGTGGCTTTGTCAAAAACTTTATAAGCCTGTCTATCTTATCATTATCTACAGTGTCGATGGCTTTTCTAAACTCTAAAAGCTTTAAATTTGCATTTGTAAGATACGCCATTTCATTTTCAAAGTTGCAGCCTGTTGCGATGCTTTTTGCTGCCAAAGCACCACCTAAAATTGATGCAAACTGGCCAAAACCTAAGAATGGCTCGATAGCTCCTCCCGCATTACCTACAAAGTACATGTTTTCGTACGTATGTGGAAACGCATTGCCTGATATATGCTCATAGTCATAAACACTTACTACGTCATATCCTATCTTCTCTATTTTTAGAAACATCTCCCAATACATGTCTATTTCCTCTTTTGTGATGTAAGGAACTATAAGTGCTAAAACCGCCCTTTTATCGTCAAAAGGAGCAAGGTATGCATAACCGCTTTTGCAGTAGACTGTGTTCATCCACATTATAAGCGTATTTGGGTCGAATTTACCGATTACCTCAGCTATTTTAAGCCTCGTATCAACCAGCGTCTGCCAACATCCTAACTCGTTTGGTATCTGATGGTTTCCAGTCGCCACAATGACATAATCATAAACTTCCTTTAGATTCTTGTAGTCTGCGTGGACATCAAAATTGACATTTGTCTTTAATTTCTTGTATAGCTGGCTTTCTACAGACAATTCTCCTTGCCCTTTCAGCATAAAGTATCCCAGCCTTCTGCCTTTAATAGTACGAGTGACAGTTGGCCCGTGCATCACAATCTTGTCTATGTTGTTAAGCGGCGCAATAGCTACATCAAAATTATTTTTTAAATACTCCAAAGGATCGTTTATTGGCCTATTTATGACATTTAAAAGTCCTGCTACATGGTTAAAAGCATCGCCGACTTTAGATTTTCTCTCAAATACATCAGGCTTTATCCCATAAGATTCAAGCCTTATAGCCGCAGTTAAGCCTGCCGAGCCTGCACCTATAATAGCTACTTTCATTTATTTTCCCTCGGCGTCGTGTATACTATGCTGTTGGGCTCAGTCGGCTTTGATTTTAGAGATTCTATGTTCTGCTGTATGATAGTAATAAATCGCATCTCATCATCCCTCATCTGGGTAAATATCTGCCTCACATACGGATTAGTTATGTTTACGAGATTTTCGTTGTAGAACATCTGCTGATTTATCAAATCCTTTTCTATATCCTGTAAAGCGTCCATCATATCATAAGACATATTCTTCTTTACAAGGGAATCTATCCGCATCGTCTTTTCAGCAGTGACAATCTTGTCTACATGGTTTAAAGCAGTAATCTCTATCTGTTTCAATACTCCTTTAACTTGACTATCTGATATGTTTTTGCCATAATCTTTTGCCTTTTTGTGTATAACATCTTCGTAATTTTTAGCCTTTTTAAAGGCACTCGATATAATCTCCTGCGGGCTCATATTCTGCATTTTGCATCACCGTTATTAGATTTTCCACATTGCATCCCTTAT harbors:
- a CDS encoding FAD-dependent oxidoreductase; this translates as MKVAIIGAGSAGLTAAIRLESYGIKPDVFERKSKVGDAFNHVAGLLNVINRPINDPLEYLKNNFDVAIAPLNNIDKIVMHGPTVTRTIKGRRLGYFMLKGQGELSVESQLYKKLKTNVNFDVHADYKNLKEVYDYVIVATGNHQIPNELGCWQTLVDTRLKIAEVIGKFDPNTLIMWMNTVYCKSGYAYLAPFDDKRAVLALIVPYITKEEIDMYWEMFLKIEKIGYDVVSVYDYEHISGNAFPHTYENMYFVGNAGGAIEPFLGFGQFASILGGALAAKSIATGCNFENEMAYLTNANLKLLEFRKAIDTVDNDKIDRLIKFLTKPLIKQLIYDTNFNIVKYSSFIIRYAVNELFKF
- a CDS encoding DUF2383 domain-containing protein, which produces MQNMSPQEIISSAFKKAKNYEDVIHKKAKDYGKNISDSQVKGVLKQIEITALNHVDKIVTAEKTMRIDSLVKKNMSYDMMDALQDIEKDLINQQMFYNENLVNITNPYVRQIFTQMRDDEMRFITIIQQNIESLKSKPTEPNSIVYTTPRENK